The Pseudomonas sp. GD03919 region AACTACGAGCAGGTGTGTGCGGCGGTCAATGAGCTCGAGAGCAAGCTCGGGCCAACCTGGGCGCTGGTCAATAACGCTGGCTGGGACAAGCCGATCCCGTTCCTGAAGACCGAGCCGGATTTCTGGCGCAAGGTGGTCGACATCAACTATATGGGTCCGCTGCATCTGACCCACGCCGTGGCGCCGGGTATGGTTGCTCGCAACGGTGGGCGCATCATTTTCATCGCATCGGATGCTGGCCGTGTGGGCTCCTCCGGTGAGGTGGTCTATTCCGGTTGCAAGGGGGCGACCATCGCCTTCGCCAAGGCGCTGGCGCGTGAGGTGTCCCGCAGCAATGTGCTGCTCAACTGCGTATGCCCCGGCCCGACCAATACGCCGGCCATGGACTCCTTCGTCGGTACCGGCGAGTCCGGCCAGAAAATCCGTGACGCCATGGTGCGTGGCGTGCCGCTGGGGCGCATCGGCGAGGCTGACGACTATCCGGGCCTGGTGGCGTTCCTCGCCAGCGACGATGCTTCATTCATGACCGGCCAGACCATCAGCGTCTCCGGCGGTCTGACCATGCACGGCTGATTCCCCTTCAATCCATTGTCAGGAAGCTGAAAAATGACGACCAAGTTCGAAGACATTCTCTACGAAGTAGGCGAGAACGCCGTCCGCATCACCATCAATCGCCCGGAAGTGTTCAATGCCTTCCGCCTGCAGACGGTCGAGGAGCTGATCAAGGCCTTCCAGATGGCCAACGAAGAAGCCTCGGTGAATACCGTGGTGCTGGCGGGCGCCGGTGACAAGGCGTTCTGTACCGGTGGCGACCAGAAGGAACACCTGTCCGAGGACGGTCTGTATGGCCCGCGTGGCACCGTCGGCCTGCCGATCGAGGAGCTGCAGACGGCGATTCGCGACCTGCGCAAGGTCTCCATTGCCCAGGTGCAGGGTTATGCCATTGGTGGCGGCAACGTATTCGCCACCCTGTGTGACCTGACCATTGCTTCGGAAAAGGCCAAGTTCGGCCAGGTCGGTCCCAAGGTCGGATCGGCTGATCCGGGTTGGGGCACGGCGCTGCTGGCCCGTCATGTGGGTGAGAAGCGCGCCCGTGAAATCTGGTTTCTCTGCCGTCAGTACACGGCTCAGGAAGCTTATGAAATGGGGCTGGTCAACAAGGTCGTGGCGCATGATCAACTGGCGGCCGAAGTCGAGGCGTGGGCTGCGGAAATCAACCTGAAGAGCCCTTCGGCGATCGCCATCTGCAAGCGTTCCTTCAACGCGGACAGCGAAAACATCCGCGGCATCAGCTTCCTCGGTGTGCAGGCAGTCAAGCACTACTACATGAGCGAAGAGTCCAAGGAAGGCGTGCGGGCCTTCAATGAGCGCCGCAATCCCGACTTCAAGAAATACCTCTGATCCACTCGGGCCGGTCCTGCCTTGTGCAGGATCGGAGCCGGTTC contains the following coding sequences:
- a CDS encoding SDR family oxidoreductase, whose protein sequence is MRGLKAKVALVTGAGSGIGKAIAQRLAEEGMVVGVLDVNAEAAQQTVAEIRQAGGQADAAICDVTNYEQVCAAVNELESKLGPTWALVNNAGWDKPIPFLKTEPDFWRKVVDINYMGPLHLTHAVAPGMVARNGGRIIFIASDAGRVGSSGEVVYSGCKGATIAFAKALAREVSRSNVLLNCVCPGPTNTPAMDSFVGTGESGQKIRDAMVRGVPLGRIGEADDYPGLVAFLASDDASFMTGQTISVSGGLTMHG
- a CDS encoding enoyl-CoA hydratase-related protein, which produces MTTKFEDILYEVGENAVRITINRPEVFNAFRLQTVEELIKAFQMANEEASVNTVVLAGAGDKAFCTGGDQKEHLSEDGLYGPRGTVGLPIEELQTAIRDLRKVSIAQVQGYAIGGGNVFATLCDLTIASEKAKFGQVGPKVGSADPGWGTALLARHVGEKRAREIWFLCRQYTAQEAYEMGLVNKVVAHDQLAAEVEAWAAEINLKSPSAIAICKRSFNADSENIRGISFLGVQAVKHYYMSEESKEGVRAFNERRNPDFKKYL